Proteins from one Enoplosus armatus isolate fEnoArm2 chromosome 4, fEnoArm2.hap1, whole genome shotgun sequence genomic window:
- the LOC139284467 gene encoding mucin-21-like — protein SSSSSSSSSSSSSSNSSSSSISSGGGSSSSSSSSSSSSSSSSSSSSSNSSSSSSSSSSISSGGGSSSSSNSSSSSSSSSSSSSSSSSNSSSSSISSGGGSSSSSSSSSSSSSSSSSSSSSNSSSSSSSSSSISSGGGSSSSSSSSSSSSSSSSSSSSSNS, from the coding sequence agtagtagcagtagcagtagtagcagtagtagtagtagcagtaacagtagtagcagtagtattagtagtggtggtggtagtagcagtagcagtagtagtagcagtagcagtagtagcagtagcagtagtagtagtagcagtaacagtagtagtagtagcagtagtagcagtagtattagtagtggtggtggtagtagcagtagcagtaatagtagtagcagtagtagcagtagcagtagtagcagtagtagtagtagcagtaacagtagtagcagtagtattagtagtggtggtggtagtagcagtagcagtagtagtagcagtagcagtagtagcagtagcagtagtagtagtagcagtaacagtagtagtagtagcagtagtagcagtagtattagtagtggtggtggtagtagcagtagcagtagtagtagcagtagcagtagtagtagtagcagtagtagtagtagcagtaacagt
- the ak8 gene encoding adenylate kinase 8 encodes MDQTVKPLRIPPQMSVYTDKHNIFHLLQSMLSSLVIDQPEDPICYLVSLLQRSSVDIPRVLLLGPPAVGKHSLARKLSAELRAVHVTTGTLLQDQSELSAQARQYTLTEQELPAELLVRLIQQRLDEVDCFNRGWVLEGIPQTRLQALSLQQAGVIPEHVVMLEAPEDVLLERSQGKLVDPLTGDVYHQTFIWPVDDTVAQRLEGAQSRSETQRLAELQRYRCEVTGLSSVYQHVLKIINGDQPHADVYKQVLAFIRTRRRSRTPRILLLGPPGSGKSHQARLLSEKYKMVDVCCGQLLRSVASEGSALGVEIQPYLDDGRPVPDTLVLQVLEERLSRVDCISRGWILHGFPFDVQQAKSLQESPHQPNRVFFLELTDDVCLERITLRATDPVSGERFHTVTRPAPSSEVQNRLTIRPEDSTHIVTHSLSQYRTHTAALQSVYPDAVHIAGQDLHSVFEALESRLTD; translated from the exons ATGGATCAGACTGTGAAGCCTCTGAGGATTCCTCCTCAGATGTCCGTctacactgacaaacacaacatcttCCACCTGCTGCAG AGCATGTTGTCCAGTCTGGTGATCGATCAGCCTGAAGATCCGATCTGTTACCTGGTCAGtctgctgcagaggagcagcGTGGACA ttccCAGGGTCTTGCTGCTGGGTCCTCCTGCTGTTGGGAAACACTCGTTG GCCAGAAAGCTGAGTGCTGAGCTGAGAGCTGTTCATGTGACCACAGGCACTTTACTGcaggaccaatcagagctgagCGCACAGGCACGccaatacacactcacagagcag gagctTCCTGCTGAGCTGCTGGTCCGACTGATCCAACAGAGACTGGACGAGGTCGACTGCTTCAACAGG ggctGGGTGTTGGAGGGAATCCCTCAGACTCGTCTGCAGGCTCTGAGTCTCCAGCAGGCCGGAGTCATCCCAGAACATGTTG TGATGTTGGAGGCTCCTGAGGATGTGTTGCTGGAGAGGAGTCAGGGGAAACTGGTCGACCCACTGACAGGAG acGTGTACCATCAGACCTTCATCTGGCCGGTCGATGACACCGTCGCTCAACGTCTGGAGGGGGCGCAGAGCCGGTCAGAGACGCAGCGATTGGCTGAGCTGCAGCGTTACCGCTGTGAGGTCACAGGTCTGAGCTCAGTCTATCAACACGTCCTGAAGATCATCAACGGTGACCAACCACACGCTGACGTCTACAAACAAG tgctggcTTTCATCCGGACTCGCCGTCGCTCCAGAACTCCCAGAATCCTCCTGCTGGGTCCGCCAGGGTCAGGCAAGAGTCATCAGGCCAGACTGCTGTCAGAGAAATACAAGATGGTggatg tgtgttgtGGTCAGCTGTTGAGGTCTGTAGCTTCTGAGGGTTCAGCTCTGGGAGTAGAGATCCAACCATACCTGGATGATGGAAGGCCag TTCCAGACACCCTGGTGCTGCAGGTTCTAGAGGAACGTCTGAGCCGAGTGGACTGCATTTCCAGAGGCTGGATCCTTCATGGCTTCCCCTTCGACGTGCAGCAAGCCAAGAGCCTGCAGGAGTCCCCGCACCAGCCCAACAG AGTTTTCTTCCTTGAGTTGACGGATGATGTTTGTCTGGAGAGAATCACACTCAGAGCTACAGATCCAGTCAGCGGAGAGAG GTTCCACACTGTGACTCGTCCGGCCCCGAGCTCTGAGGTCCAGAACAGACTGACGATCAGACCTGAGGACAGCACACACATTGTAACACACAGTCTGAGTCAGTACaggacacacactgctgccctgcag tctgTGTATCCAGATGCAGTTCATATTGCTGGTCAGGATCTTCACTCTGTGTTTGAGGCTCTGGagagcagactgacagactga